Proteins from a single region of Dictyostelium discoideum AX4 chromosome 5 chromosome, whole genome shotgun sequence:
- the cog5 gene encoding oligomeric Golgi complex component, producing the protein MNNNNNNNEGVSSSSSSSSSPLPNISSPNLISNSNIENDIEIKKKSNNNNNNIFEGDNSHIYNQFLGEDFNVVHYTSNALKVSSISLSLNTLTSCTRELGQELTENITTNYDDLFKLANNIKELDQLTDTLKLGVSNLEESIQRMKNDISEPYNKVKSHIGQLKRVQDSCELLRKLIRYIQLVKKLKNHLQAGSRDLSKSAQCINEINLLKKDSDLTGINIIDSQVVWIKTCSDQIITISSTLLYQGMENQNQTDVANSLQVFHNMTILNEKVYSIVNLTTEKVIKNIKALLNVNKLIADLPKTTITNNINNNNSNNNITTNNNNNNYNNNNNNNNNNNIISTSTDKSIWLKFESLIDTLYSSLIQILHLQRVLLKIKDPLTHKSLMEVLLIKQHQLQQQQQQQQQQQQQQQQQQQQQQQQQQQVGTTSNNTQPILIEMISTLFWKSILKVLENNLLVAAKSSNIIENTFIREYPKVSKFFLDFIKKLQNYIDIHQMDIQQQFMIVLSNINQIIGNNNSNNSNSNSNNSIESSLSTSSSSSSSSSSSSSTTTTATTSLILLSADDYKLSLFKSIGLFEKAYLEYSQSKMSTIVNGLFPQSTWSSRSTLPVIPNGKQLVDLSKTIWSEIEWLVGNNDRQLLGKLMLVVSKVIDLFSSKIESMVQPPGLIVLNSNIGSSSSTGGVNNNSNSNNNNEIITINENSKPTPSQTVNTLLFNVSIQLNSSIQSLLTSQPLERESIIVIEKSLNSLITICTNIITPLMNSFFTHIEQIFSTIHNEDWYNEKTTKMLINKSNQTCSSYMESFKTLVNYFQNQYLMRFTPCQLLNNQIKSMISKIFIVYLKYCSLLKQPFSENGKLKMVNDLTHLEFAVTPLLVSGGIKEIGESYNLIRNYKQSIFN; encoded by the exons atgaataataataataataataatgagggggtgtcatcatcatcatcatcatcatcatcgccACTACCAAATATttcatcaccaaatttaatatcaaattcaaatatagagaatgatattgaaattaaaaaaaaaagtaataataataataataatatatttgaaGGTGATAATTCACATAtttataatcaatttttagGAGAAGATTTTAATGTTGTACATTATACAAGTAATGCATTAAAAgtatcatcaatttcattatcattgaaTACATTAACTTCATGTACAAGAGAGTTGGGACAAGAGTTAACAGAGAATATAACAACAAATTATGATGATCTATTTAAGTTAGCTAATAATATCAAAGAATTGGATCAACTAACAGATACTTTGAAATTGGGTGTTTCAAATTTGGAGGAATCAATTCAACGTATGAAAAACGATATATCAGAACCCTACAATAAGGTTAAATCTCATATTGGCCAATTAAAACGTGTTCAAGATTCTTGTGAATTATTACGTAAACTAATTCGTTATATTCAATtagttaaaaaattaaaaaatcatcttCAAGCTGGTAGTAGagatttatcaaaatctGCTCAAtgtataaatgaaatta atttattaaaaaaagatagtgATTTAACAGgaattaatataattgattCGCAAGTAGTTTGGATTAAAACATGTAGTGATCAAATTATAACTATATCATCAACATTATTATATCAAGGTATGGagaatcaaaatcaaactGATGTTGCCAATTCATTACAAGTATTTCATAATATGACAATACTAAATGAAAAAGTTTATTCAATAGTAAATTTAACAACTgaaaaagttattaaaaatataaaagcattattaaatgtaaataaattaattgcaGATTTACCAAAAACAACGATaactaataatataaataataataatagtaataataatataacaaccaataataataataataattataataataataataataataataataataataatataatatcaacatcaactgataaatcaatttggttaaaatttgaatcattaattgatacACTTTATTCATCATTAATACAAATACTTCATTTACAAAGAGTATTACTTAAAATTAAAGACCCATTAACTCATAAATCATTAATGgaagttttattaataaaacaacatcaattacaacaacaacaacaacaacaacaacaacaacaacaacaacaacaacaacaacaacaacaacaacaacaacaacaacaacaagttgGAACAACCTCAAATAATACacaaccaattttaattgaaatgatatcaactttattttggaaatcaattttaaaagttttagaaaataatttattagtgGCTGCAAAATCTTCAAATATTATAGAGAATACATTTATTAGAGAATATCCAAAAGTttcaaaattctttttagattttattaaaaaattacaaaattataTTGACATTCATCAAATGGatatacaacaacaatttatgattgttttatcaaatataaatcaaattataggtaataataatagtaataatagcaatagtaatagtaataatagtattgaaTCATCTTTAtctacatcatcatcatcatcgtcatcatcatcatcatcatcatcaacaacaacaacagcaacaacatcattaattttattatcagcagatgattataaattatcattatttaaatcgattggattatttgaaaaagcaTATTTAGAATATAGTCAATCTAAAATGTCAACCATTGTTAATGGATTATTCCCACAATCAACATGGAGTTCAAGATCAACATTACCAGTTATACCGAATGGAAAACAATTGGTTGATTTATCTAAAACCATTTGGAGTGAAATTGAATGGTTGGTTGGAAATAATGATAGACAATTATTGGGTAAATTAATGTTAGTTGTTTCAAaagtaattgatttattcaGTTCTAAAATCGAATCAATGGTTCAACCACCAggtttaatagttttaaattcaaatataggtagtagtagtagtactggtggtgttaataataatagtaatagtaataataataatgaaattataacaatcaatgaaaattcaaaaccAACACCATCTCAAACTGTAAACACTCTATTATTCAATGTgtcaattcaattaaattcttcaattcaatcattattaacCTCTCAACCATTAGAAAGAGAATCAATCATTGTCattgaaaaatcattaaattcactAATCACCATTTGTACAAATATTATAACACCTTTAATGAATTCATTTTTCACTCATATCGAACAAATATTTTCAACAATTCATAATGAAGATTGGTA taatgaaaaAACTAcaaaaatgttaataaataaatcgaATCAAACATGTTCAAGTTATATGGaaagttttaaaacattAGTAAATTACTtccaaaatcaatatttaatgagATTTACTCCATGTCAATTATtgaataatcaaataaaatcaatgattTCAAAGATATTTATTGTCTATCTAAAGTATTGctctttattaaaacaacCATTCTCtgaaaatggtaaattaaaaatggttaATGATTTAACTCATTTAGAATTTGCTGTAACTCCATTATTAGTTTCTGGTGGTATAAAAGAAATTGGTGAatcatataatttaattagaaattataaacaatcaatttttaattaa
- the srsA gene encoding starvation responsive small protein (alternatively spliced), whose product MIAKVFKSITPESYILLVNAGLISAYGVRIIFQSVKNDEGKNLITNFFNSNNNNKKQ is encoded by the exons atgattgCCAAAgttttcaaatcaattacCCCAGAATCATACATTTTATTAGTCAACGCTGGTTTAATTTCAGCCTATGGTGTTAGAATTATTTTCCAAAGTGTTAAAAACGATGAAGg taaaaatttaattactaatttctttaattcaaataataataataaaaaacagtAA
- the srsA gene encoding starvation responsive small protein (alternatively spliced), producing the protein MIAKVFKSITPESYILLVNAGLISAYGVRIIFQSVKNDEGKVDEKAHIGIGHFFKKRGAQLVDGKNLTDILKEKKKKKKKKKKINISNKLIIFKISRQLYSKLKLK; encoded by the exons atgattgCCAAAgttttcaaatcaattacCCCAGAATCATACATTTTATTAGTCAACGCTGGTTTAATTTCAGCCTATGGTGTTAGAATTATTTTCCAAAGTGTTAAAAACGATGAAGg tAAAGTCGATGAAAAAGCTCACATTGGTATTGGCCATTTCTTCAAAAAGAGAGGTGCTCAACTTGTTGATGGAAAGAACTTAACcgatattttaaaagaaaaaaaaaaaaaaaaaaaaaaaaaaaaaaaaattaatatttccaacaaattaataatatttaaaatctcACGACAATTGTatagtaaattaaaattaaaataa